The Crocosphaera sp. UHCC 0190 DNA window GTTGTGCTTTGGTGGAAGCTGGGGTGACAGGAACACTTATCTTAGGAACCTCAGCTGGGGCCAGAAACAGGGATTGATTGGGGTTAGGTTCAGTTAAGCCAGAACCAGGTTGTTCGGCTTGTTGTGCCATTTTATTCTTTAAGGTTTCATTTGTCGAGGCAAGTTGACGTTCGTTGCGTTGTAAGGTTTTGAGTTTGGAAAATTCTTTTGTCCACAGAGTCGGTGCGTAAACTGTCCAACCATAGACGGCCAGGGTGATCATCACTAAACAACAGGTAAGGGTGGTGGAACTTTTTTGTACCAATAAGAGAAACTGGAGGGCTAAGGGGAGTTGTTGAGAGGTTTTGGGGAGGGGAGTTACCTTGGAAGGGCGAGGGAAAGACTGAGAAGACTCAGAGGGGGCCAAGGGTTTTCTTCGACGGTATGAACGGGATCGGGATGGTGTGGGTGAGTAATCGCGTGCAGCAGTCATAATCTCCTCAAGTAAGAACTTTTCCGATTTTAAATTGAATTTAATGAAACGATTCCGATGAGAATCTTAAGAGCGTTTGGTTGCAGTAGACGGGGATAGGTAAAAGTATGTTGCCTGTTCTTGGGATTTCATAAGATCCCTGATTCTAAGCGGGAACTTGTGATTATAATGGAGTCCGTTTACGCATCATTTTATAGATTTTATGACCTATTTGTTTGGTAAATCTTCCTCTCATGGCCTGGCGATCGCTTTATTTTCTCTGGTTGTGGGACTTACGGCCTTACCCGTCCGAGGACAGCAAGGACTTTATAATCCGATCCCGCTTAAATCTGATGCGGAAGTCTCTGATCGCCTGACTACTCAGGATATTCCCACGGGAGAAGGAGGCTTTGCTAAAGATTATCTGGTAGATCTCGAACAGGGGGATCAAGTGGCCATCGATCTCATGTCAGAGGAATTTGATAGTGTTATTTTATTGATCGGAGAAGATGGCACAACCATCGCTGAAAATGATGATGGCCCTGATGGCAGTACCAATTCTCTGTTATTTTCTCGGATTACGGAAACTGGCAAATATATCATCCGTGTCCGGGCCTTTGGGGAAAGGGGAAGTGGCAATTTTCGCTTAAAGGTGACGCGGTTACGCCCTGTCACTCGCTAAATACCAGGGTTAAAACACATAAAATTAGGGTTTCTGTCCACTCTACTACGGCACCGTAGGTATCTCCGGTATGACCCCCTAAACGTTGATTAAACCATGCGCCAACCCCCAAGGCGATCGCCATTGCCATCAGTCCCATCGTCGCCCCTAATCCCCATAAATCAGGGTTTAACCAGGCTAATAGTCCACTCATCCCCCACAAAGCGAGAAACCCCCAGCAGAGATCTTGGGGGAGACGGATTTGTTGTTTATGAAAGGCCCCTTTTCCGGTGGGTTTAAGATAGGGATAAAAGGCGATCGCGCTCACTTGTCCCCATCTTCCCCATCCACCTGCCACCATTAACCCCCACCAACGATAATCAGAGATTTCCCCCAAGGCCAAGATTTTTAGGACGATAACGCTCACCCCTGCCATCACTCCAAAGGCCCCAGTCACGCTATCTTCCATGACAATTAACCGTTTTTGGCGATCAGTAACGGCCAAACCATCGGCACTATCGATCACCCCGTCTAAATGTAATCCCCCTGTGATGGCAATCCCTAGGACAATAATTAATGCACTCCTGATCCCGACGGGAAACCCGATCAATTTTAAGAGTTCATCTCCTAATCCTAAACCTCCCCCTAACCCCAAGCCAATGAGGGGGGCCCAACGGGCCAGGCGTTGAAATTTTAGGGGCCAATGGGGAGGTAAGGGCAGAATTGTGTAAAAAGTAATCGCCCCTAACAGAGATGTTAAGGAATCAATAAATTTGTTCTGAATTTTTTTGAGCATTAATACTTATTTTTTTCATAATTTATTCAAACTTTAAGAAATCCCCAGGGAATATTAGGTTAATATTATGTCATAGCCCTAATCACTCTTACAGGCCAATCAAAGACCAGGGATCTTAACTCCAGACTGGCCAAGATAGTCGCGCTTGAAGGCAATTTCTTATGAGTCACGACCATACCTCACACCCATTTCCCGCTCCCTGCATTATTGACTTTGGGATTATTATTAATGCCGAAGATATAAAACGCATCCTTAACGATCTCGGACGGGTGCGTTATATTCATACCCTTGATGGACAGTTACAAAGTGAAGGAGAGGGGTGGATTGTTGAAGTTTTTAGTGATCCCCAGCAAGCGACCATTGTAGCGAATCGTTCTCTTTATCTTAATGTTCAAAGTTTCGATTATCTACAACTTCAGCGATCAGACACTCAAGCAACCTATTTTGATTTAATTCAGGATAACCGCCGTTTAAGGCTGATGCCTGTTACCCATTCTTCCCCAATACCTGATAGTAATTCTAACCTTGATGCTGCTGCTTTAGAAGCAATGGTAACTCAAGTTTTAGCCGCTAAATGGGATATGCAATTAGATGATGAGGATGATTGTCCTTTCTAAGTTTTTTTTCTGTCAAAATTGTTGTTTGATTCCTCTAATAAGTGCTTCTACTCTTCTTTTGGGGGAAGCACTTTTGCTTATTTAAAAGTAAGAATTTCCCCAATCATCCTGAAAGACAAATTCTGCTAAGGGTTTACGATTTCGCGGAGATAATTCTCTCTCTTGTAAATCTGATTCTAATTGATTAACATTCCCTGGATACCCAATGGCGATCGCAGCAACTGGTTCATAGTTTTCAGGAATATGATAAGTTTCCTTAGTTTTTTCTTGATCAAACCCTCCCATTTGATGCAAAAATAACCCTAAAGATTGAGCCTGTAAGGTTAGATTTCCCATCGCTAAACCCACATCATGAAGGGCGTGACGATTGGGTTTATTATTGTGTTTAAAGGACAATCTAGCCACAGAAATTATTAAAATTGGGGCATCTTTAGCCCATTTCTGATTAGCTGCTACGATACAATTTAACAGTTTTTCAAATTCTTTAGGCTGATCTTGAGTAGCGATAATAAAAAACCAAGGTTGATCATTATAACAAGAAGCAGCCCATCTAGCGGCTTCTAATAAGCTACCAATTTTTTCGGGTTCAACGGGACGAGAATTAAAAGCTAAAGGACTCCAACGCTGTTTAATTAACTCATGGAGAGGATAGTGATTTTGGGCGAGTTTTTCCATAATGATGTCTCAATTTTTACAGCTTTTTGAGTCTAGATAAATTTTACAGCATTTATAATTTAGTTGACAACCATAATACCATAGGTAAGGTTAAAAAACTCAGCAAAGTTGTGACAACAATTGTCCGAGCAACTAGAGGCGGATCACCCCCAAATTCTGTTACTAAAACTAAAGTATTAACGGCGGTGGGCATGGAGCTTTGTAGGATTAAAACTTGTAAATCTAAAGTTTCTAAATTAATTAATTTTCCAGTCACAAAAGCAATCAAAGGAGCTATAATTAGGCGTAAATTAAGGGAAGCAAATTCAAATTCTCTAACTTTAAACTTAGTATCAGCAAGCTGCATTCCCAGTATTAATAGAGCAATAGGAATTGCAGCTACTCCCAATAGATGTAAGCCTTCACCTAAGTTAAATGGCAGTTTAATTTGTAAGACTCTCAGGCTTAAACCCGCGATCATAGCCCAAATTAAAGGCAGTTTAAAAACCACCCCTAAGCTATGTTTTAAACTACTACCTGCTAAAATAGCGGGCGTAATGCCAAATAACAAAATACTGGAACCAATCATATAAATAATAGCGCGATCTAAGCCCCCAGAACCCAGGGCAAAATCCACTAAAGAGAGTCCCATATTACCATTATTAGGATGTAAGGTGGTGGCAATTAAACTTTTCCGAATTAGGGATGATAAATTAAGCCAATAACTAACGCCTAACACTAATAAATAAAGCACAGCAGCAATAATAAATACTCCCAACAATAATTTAGCCGCACTTTCGGCGGACATTGTTGTTGTATATAAACTATCTGCCACCAAAGCAGGAGCTAAAATATAAACAGTTAATTGAGAGAGAGTTTGTTGTTGAAGCTTGAGGGTTTTACCCGCAATAAAGCCAATAAAAATAATAAACGCAACAGGAATAATCGCAGGTAAAAGAACGGTCATTTAATCCTTGATTGACAATAACTAACTCAGGGTTGTTTCATTCTTTCAAATTCCCTCAGTCTCAACCCTGGGGTTATACAAACCAAGCCCGTTTTCGCGGGCTTTGAGATTATAGCTTAACCCTAAAGGAGTGTCAGCGTCAGGGAACAGGAAACAGCCTTCTCACAGTTTAATCGTTTCTGCCGAAAATAAATGACTTATACCAAATCCGCTTTAAAAAGTAGAGTTATTAAAACCAACAAAACCCAGTAGAGACGTTGCCTGCAACGTCTCTACGTTAATCTATTTTGATAACCGGATTTGGTATTAACTGATACTTGAATAGTAATTTTTAGCCAAAAAAATAAGACTGACGCAACTGTACGTTAGTCCTGAAAATAGGATTCTAAGGGGAACATTTCCCCCACTCATCAATTATCTACGCTTAAGAGAAGAGCCAGCGATTAATGTGCCAAAAGCGATTAATCCTAATAGGCTTGAAGGTTCTGGAACATCACGAACGTTGTCTGGAGGAATTTCGTCTGGAGGATTTCCACCGCCACCGACGGTGGACACGACATCATGAGAGAAAGGAGCGTTCTGTTTAACACTTCCATTCGCGTTCTTGTTGTAAAAGTCGAAATGGAGCTTAACCTGGTTGCTGAGATTAGCAATATCAATCTCAAATTGTTGATAGAACATATCACATCCTGAATTGGGGGGGCATTGAGTACCCGCTGTTGGATCGAATCCAGCGTTAGCATTTACTGCGTCAACTGACAACGTCTTGGGACTTGTGGCGAAGTTCCCGATGGATACTTCCTTATACCAAGTATCAAAAACACCGTGAGGTTGTAAAGCACCACTTGCCGAAGTTCCTGGATGTCCAAAACTGAAATCAGTAGAGTTAGGAGTGTAGATTGTTGTTAGATTGGTCGCAAGATTTTTAACGCTAAAGGAGCCAATGTTAGTAAAATCAAAGCCATTAGTAAGGGAATTCATACCCGCATCAAGCAGCGCGATGGAAAAGAAATAGTTGTTTGTCGGACAAATATTCCGATTCGCATTATTACCGTTAGCAGTTTGACAGAGGAGATTCAGGGTAAATGGGTTGATAGTTCCACCGCTACCATCGACATTAGTGCCAGATTCATCACCAGAGAGGTAAGTACCCCCCGTAACATTCAACTGTAAGTTAGGAATAGCGAAAGCGGGAGAGAATAGGGAAGATGCCAGTAAGCTGGCAGTCAATGCAGCACCAGTCGCTAACACAGATGAGAGAGGCTGAGAAGCAGCCACTAAAGTTGAAAAGAGTTTGTTCATAGTTTTAGCTTATATATTCTTAATATATTTATTTAAGTATTGATTACTAAGCAAGTTTAGCTCATTAATTGAGAAAATGCCATAGTTTAAAAATGTCTAACTTTATACGTTATTGTCTAATTTTGTATAGTTTATCTCTAATTATTGTCTGTTTTCTCGTGACTCATCTAGGTAAAATGATAAAAGGTGTGGGTTGATCAAACTCAAATCCTTGACCATAATCAATGCCAATTTCCCGTGATTTTGCCAAAGTTTCCTGATTTTCCACAAATTCGGCAATGGTTTCTATACCCATCACATGACCAATGCGATTAAAACAATCAATTAAGGTATAATCTACGGAATTTATGTCTGAATTATTAAGATTATTTACATTGATTTTTAAATAATCTACAGGTAAATTTTTAAGATAGGATAGAGAACTAATGCCACTACCGAAATCATCCAGAGCAAAAGAACAACCCAAGGGTTTCAAAGATTCAATTAATTTAAAGGTTTGATTAAAATGAGTAATTGCCACTGTTTCGGTAATTTCAAAACAGAGATGTTGAGGATTAACATTAAAGCGAGATAATTGTTCTTGAACAAACTCTATAAATTGATGATTCTTGAGACTATCCACTGAGAGATTAATCATATATAAACTGGCTGGTAATTCTAGTCTCTGACTAGATTTTTCTTGACAATAATTGCCATACACTCTTAAAAAATTTTCAATGACCCACTGATCAATTCTCCACATTAAATTATAGCGTTCAGCCACTGGAATAAATGCCATAGGCAAAATAATATTACCCGATTCATCTAATAATCTCAGCAAAATTTCATGGTAAGTTTTTTTCTGCGATCGCAAGGGAACAATTGATTGAGAATAAAGACAAAAATGGTTTTCTTTAAGGGCTTCATTTAGTCTAGAAAACCATTGGTTTTCTCCCCGTTTTTTACCTAATTGATGATCATTTTTTTGATAAACATAAATGCAGTTTCTTCCTTTTTGTTTAGCCGTATAACAGGCAATATCTGCTTCATTGAGGACACGAGCAACACTATGAATATCTTCATTAATGACAACCATTCCAATACTAACTCCCAGGGAAAAAATCTGCTTTTCCCAAGTGAAACGAAAGTCTTTTACTAATTGTCTTAATGTTTGGGCAATCGTTTCTGCTTGTTCAAGAGAACAACCTTTAAGTAATAGGGCAAATTCATCCCCTCCCAGTCTTGCTAAAATATCAGCAGCACGGACTCTTTGTTGCAATAAATGAGTAATTTGTCTCAGTAATTCATCCCCAGCAATATGTCCACAGGTATCATTAATTATTTTAAATTGGTCTAAATCTAAATAGCATAAAATATAGTTATTTTTTTGAGTTTTTATTTCCTCCAAAGCGATTCTTAATTGTTGTTCAAATTCCCGTCGATTAATTAATCCTGTTAAAGCATCATGACTCGCTTCCCATGATAACTGATTCGCCAATTTTGCCGATTGGGTGATATCACGAAAAATCACGACAGTTCCTAACAGTTCACATTCTGGACTAAGAAGGGGCGTAATAATATTTTCAATTGCATATTGCCTTTTATCTTTAGCAACTAAAATAGCTGAATTTCTCACCTCCTGACTTCTGTTTTTTTGGAAGATTTCAGTGAGTAAATCTTCCAGAGGTTCCCCGGTTTCATCTCTTAGGCATAAAACCTCTATAAGTGGCTTTCTGATGGCTTCTGGTTCTGTCCATCCGGTTAATTCTTGAGCCATTAGATTAAGTTCTCTAATCATTCCTTTCTCATTGGTAGTAATGACAGCTTCACCAATAGATTGCAAAGTAATTTGAGCGAGTTTTTTTTCTTCAAATAAAGCTCTTTCTGTTAATTTCCTCTCAGTAATATTTTCAATAGTTCCTAGAATTCCGACAATATTACCCTGAGAATCTTTGATAGGAATTTTATTGGTATCATACCAAACTTCTTGCCCGTCTGGATTTTGTTTATGTTCAATAAAATGTAATTCAGGGATTCCTGTTTCTATGATTTTGCGATCCTGTTCAAGATAATAATCAAGGTTACGAACTGGGGGAGCTAAATGTTGACTATTTTGAGAATTATAAATCTCATAGTCGGTTTTCCCTTTGACTTCATCAGGATTTTCTAACCCAGATACTTTGGCCCATAAACGATTACATCCTAAAAAAATTGATTCATTATTTTTCCAAAAAATAAGTTGAGGAATATTATCTAATACTAATTGTAAAAAGTTTTCTTTCTTTGTTGATTCTGGGAATTCTCTCATGTTTTTAGAGACTTCTATTAAGCTAGAATCATCTAATAAATTAATGAACTCTCTGATTGCGTCTGATTCGGTTTGTCCCGTTTTTTGACAATATTGTCTAAGTTTCTCTGACTGATGATCGGTAAGATTAATATTTAAAGATTTCTGATTCATAATCGCTTAAATGAAAATTTGATAAGATTAAGGATTTTTTGACCATTATCCACTATATCTTTGTCCTAAATCATTTCCCAACGGATTGCATAGGTATCCTATTAAGTATAGACAAGAAACTGATATTATCTTTCTCTTGAATTTTTAGGGATAAAGTTTTGAAAAATTAAGTGTAATTACTACCAAGATATCCCTATTTAAAAATTCGTCCATACCAAAAATTACCCAAATTTATCAGTTAAAAGTAAAAATCTTGTCAATCTATCATAATCATAGAATTATTTGTATTGATGATGTAGCATAGACAGTTAAACCTGATAACAAATTGAGTATTAATACTTAAAAAAATTTAATAAGGGGAAGGATTAACTCATTTATCTATCAATTAAGGATTTTCTCCCCTCACTCCCTCACTGGCTTACCCCAAACCTAACATCAGAAGGACAAAACCAGATATCCTACTAGATATAACTGTTTATGCACAGGTTAAACGATGCAATTTTCCAAAATCCTGATTGCGAATCGCGGGGAGATCGCCTTACGAATTTTACACAGTTGTGAAGAACTCGGCATTGCGACAGTTGCCGTTCACTCTACCATAGACCGTCAGGCACTTCATGTTCAATTAGCTGATGAAAGTGTGTGTATCGGCCCCCCCGCAAGCGGTAAAAGTTACCTCAATATTCCCAATATCATTTCAGCGGCCCTCACCCGTAACGCCACCGCGATTCATCCAGGATACGGATTTTTAGCAGAAAATGCCCGATTTGCTGAGATTTGTGCCGATCATCAAATTACCTTTATTGGCCCCTCTCCTGATGCCATTCGTTCCATGGGAGACAAATCTACCGCCAAAAAAACCATGCAAAAAGCCGGGGTTCCGACGGTACCTGGAAGCTGGGGACTAATTGGCAGTGAACAAGAAGCCCTAACTATTGCCCGTGATATTGGCTATCCTGTAATGATTAAAGCCACTGCGGGGGGTGGTGGACGAGGAATGCGCCTGGTAATGGAAGAAAGCGAGTTTTCTCGTCTGTTTCATGCGGCCCAAGGGGAAGCAGAAGCGGCCTTTGGTAATGCCGGGGTTTATTTAGAAAAGTTTATTGAACGTCCCCGTCATATTGAGTTTCAAATTTTAGCTGATAGTTATGGCAATGTAATTCATTTAGGGGAAAGAGATTGTTCGATTCAGCGTCGTCACCAAAAGCTGTTAGAAGAAGCCCCTAGCCCCTTTCTAACGCCCCAATTACGGGACAAAATGGGTAAAGCGGCAGTTAAAGCGGCCAAGTCTATTGATTATGTGGGAGCAGGAACCGTCGAGTTTTTGGTGGATAATAAGGGGAATTTCTATTTTATGGAAATGAATACCCGTATCCAAGTCGAACATCCTGTGACGGAAATGATTACAGGGTTAGATTTAATTACGGAACAAATTCGCATTGCCCAAGGGGAACGATTACAGTTAAAACAACATGAAGTGCAATTAAAAGGCCATGCGATCGAATGTCGGATCAATGCCGAAGATCCTGACCTCAATTTTCGTCCCCATCCAGGCAGAATTAGCGGTTATCTTCCCCCTGGTGGCCCAGGAGTGAGAATGGACTCTCATGTTTATACAGATTATGAAATTCCCCCCTATTATGATTCTTTAATTGGTAAGTTAATTGTGTGGGGGCCTGATCGTCATACAGCAATAAAACGCATGAAACGGGCTTTAAGAGAATGTGCTATTACAGGCATTCCCACTACTATTGATTTCCATCGACGGGTATTAGAAACCCCCGCCTTTTTAGCAGGGGATGTTTATACAAATTTTGTGGAAGAACACGTTATGAATCAATCAAAAAATGTACTGCTATAGTTTGCGTTTTAGGGTTGAGACTAGCCCAAGGGTTCCGAGAGCAAGAAGACTGAGGACAGAAGTGGGTTCTGGTACAGATACAAAAAACCCTCGGATTTCACCACTAGGGGAGGCAGTTGTATGAAGATTCAGGTAAGCACGACCCGACTTAATCCCGTCAAAAAGAGCAATCTGGGCATTTGCCGTGGTGCCACCGTTGTTCGTGATGAAAGTAGGGTTGTAAGAGGATGCCAGCGTCATATCAAAAAGTTGGTCATAGGTTCCGCTAGTCACACCTAACGGAAAGCTAGGAAAGGTAGGAACCGGTGTCGCAACCCCAATATTACCGACACCAGGAACGGCAGTCGCACTGTGGATATGAGCAGCAGTTGTGTTCCCTGTTAGTCCACTAAAGGTTACTTGAACGCGCATCGTGTTGGCAATGTCATCAAGGGTAACAATGGCTGTTCCTGTCCCCGCAGAGGCAACAGGTGGGGACTCGTTTGATCCGGCCAGATTCGCAGC harbors:
- a CDS encoding choice-of-anchor N protein; protein product: MNKLFSTLVAASQPLSSVLATGAALTASLLASSLFSPAFAIPNLQLNVTGGTYLSGDESGTNVDGSGGTINPFTLNLLCQTANGNNANRNICPTNNYFFSIALLDAGMNSLTNGFDFTNIGSFSVKNLATNLTTIYTPNSTDFSFGHPGTSASGALQPHGVFDTWYKEVSIGNFATSPKTLSVDAVNANAGFDPTAGTQCPPNSGCDMFYQQFEIDIANLSNQVKLHFDFYNKNANGSVKQNAPFSHDVVSTVGGGGNPPDEIPPDNVRDVPEPSSLLGLIAFGTLIAGSSLKRR
- a CDS encoding nitroreductase family protein — encoded protein: MEKLAQNHYPLHELIKQRWSPLAFNSRPVEPEKIGSLLEAARWAASCYNDQPWFFIIATQDQPKEFEKLLNCIVAANQKWAKDAPILIISVARLSFKHNNKPNRHALHDVGLAMGNLTLQAQSLGLFLHQMGGFDQEKTKETYHIPENYEPVAAIAIGYPGNVNQLESDLQERELSPRNRKPLAEFVFQDDWGNSYF
- the cobS gene encoding adenosylcobinamide-GDP ribazoletransferase — its product is MLKKIQNKFIDSLTSLLGAITFYTILPLPPHWPLKFQRLARWAPLIGLGLGGGLGLGDELLKLIGFPVGIRSALIIVLGIAITGGLHLDGVIDSADGLAVTDRQKRLIVMEDSVTGAFGVMAGVSVIVLKILALGEISDYRWWGLMVAGGWGRWGQVSAIAFYPYLKPTGKGAFHKQQIRLPQDLCWGFLALWGMSGLLAWLNPDLWGLGATMGLMAMAIALGVGAWFNQRLGGHTGDTYGAVVEWTETLILCVLTLVFSE
- a CDS encoding PPC domain-containing protein translates to MTYLFGKSSSHGLAIALFSLVVGLTALPVRGQQGLYNPIPLKSDAEVSDRLTTQDIPTGEGGFAKDYLVDLEQGDQVAIDLMSEEFDSVILLIGEDGTTIAENDDGPDGSTNSLLFSRITETGKYIIRVRAFGERGSGNFRLKVTRLRPVTR
- a CDS encoding AEC family transporter, whose translation is MTVLLPAIIPVAFIIFIGFIAGKTLKLQQQTLSQLTVYILAPALVADSLYTTTMSAESAAKLLLGVFIIAAVLYLLVLGVSYWLNLSSLIRKSLIATTLHPNNGNMGLSLVDFALGSGGLDRAIIYMIGSSILLFGITPAILAGSSLKHSLGVVFKLPLIWAMIAGLSLRVLQIKLPFNLGEGLHLLGVAAIPIALLILGMQLADTKFKVREFEFASLNLRLIIAPLIAFVTGKLINLETLDLQVLILQSSMPTAVNTLVLVTEFGGDPPLVARTIVVTTLLSFLTLPMVLWLSTKL
- a CDS encoding GGDEF and EAL domain-containing protein, whose translation is MNQKSLNINLTDHQSEKLRQYCQKTGQTESDAIREFINLLDDSSLIEVSKNMREFPESTKKENFLQLVLDNIPQLIFWKNNESIFLGCNRLWAKVSGLENPDEVKGKTDYEIYNSQNSQHLAPPVRNLDYYLEQDRKIIETGIPELHFIEHKQNPDGQEVWYDTNKIPIKDSQGNIVGILGTIENITERKLTERALFEEKKLAQITLQSIGEAVITTNEKGMIRELNLMAQELTGWTEPEAIRKPLIEVLCLRDETGEPLEDLLTEIFQKNRSQEVRNSAILVAKDKRQYAIENIITPLLSPECELLGTVVIFRDITQSAKLANQLSWEASHDALTGLINRREFEQQLRIALEEIKTQKNNYILCYLDLDQFKIINDTCGHIAGDELLRQITHLLQQRVRAADILARLGGDEFALLLKGCSLEQAETIAQTLRQLVKDFRFTWEKQIFSLGVSIGMVVINEDIHSVARVLNEADIACYTAKQKGRNCIYVYQKNDHQLGKKRGENQWFSRLNEALKENHFCLYSQSIVPLRSQKKTYHEILLRLLDESGNIILPMAFIPVAERYNLMWRIDQWVIENFLRVYGNYCQEKSSQRLELPASLYMINLSVDSLKNHQFIEFVQEQLSRFNVNPQHLCFEITETVAITHFNQTFKLIESLKPLGCSFALDDFGSGISSLSYLKNLPVDYLKINVNNLNNSDINSVDYTLIDCFNRIGHVMGIETIAEFVENQETLAKSREIGIDYGQGFEFDQPTPFIILPR
- a CDS encoding CHRD domain-containing protein, with protein sequence MFLAVTIVATVPVSQAQAATTVFAANLAGSNESPPVASAGTGTAIVTLDDIANTMRVQVTFSGLTGNTTAAHIHSATAVPGVGNIGVATPVPTFPSFPLGVTSGTYDQLFDMTLASSYNPTFITNNGGTTANAQIALFDGIKSGRAYLNLHTTASPSGEIRGFFVSVPEPTSVLSLLALGTLGLVSTLKRKL
- the accC gene encoding acetyl-CoA carboxylase biotin carboxylase subunit, yielding MQFSKILIANRGEIALRILHSCEELGIATVAVHSTIDRQALHVQLADESVCIGPPASGKSYLNIPNIISAALTRNATAIHPGYGFLAENARFAEICADHQITFIGPSPDAIRSMGDKSTAKKTMQKAGVPTVPGSWGLIGSEQEALTIARDIGYPVMIKATAGGGGRGMRLVMEESEFSRLFHAAQGEAEAAFGNAGVYLEKFIERPRHIEFQILADSYGNVIHLGERDCSIQRRHQKLLEEAPSPFLTPQLRDKMGKAAVKAAKSIDYVGAGTVEFLVDNKGNFYFMEMNTRIQVEHPVTEMITGLDLITEQIRIAQGERLQLKQHEVQLKGHAIECRINAEDPDLNFRPHPGRISGYLPPGGPGVRMDSHVYTDYEIPPYYDSLIGKLIVWGPDRHTAIKRMKRALRECAITGIPTTIDFHRRVLETPAFLAGDVYTNFVEEHVMNQSKNVLL